In one window of Psychrobacter sp. P2G3 DNA:
- the hemN gene encoding oxygen-independent coproporphyrinogen III oxidase, which produces MSEVNSNTQQPYNHANEQPTTVRPVMQPDNPYASTRGSIMTKQLPAFDEAMINKYNRSGPRYTSYPTALEFSPMPEGLETKILQNREARAPLSLYFHIPFCRHLCYYCACNKIITKKNSDSGDYLQYLIKEIKHKRRLLSAPEDSSKPLVKQLHLGGGTPTFLRDEEMVQLWEFLQTQFDFLPEDEGDYSIEIDPRELSGETLKVLRNLGFNRVSLGVQDLDETVQIAVNRVHSAELIENVLNAARELGFHSINIDLIYGLPHQTPATLEKTVRRIIEMSPDRLSVFNYAHLPERFKAQRQIKDDDLPDPAAKLAMLGNTINTLTEAGYQYIGIDHFAKPDDELAVAQREGKLHRNFQGYTIMGDCDLLGFGVSSISQIANANTRYILQNDTDLQAYQANIDAAQNNPAIMPAVKVIKTSIKDRLREYVIMNLLCHDYIDFKDVNQKFGIDAITYFIDEISQLGAMQEDRLIDMDAAGIRVLPKGRLLGRNVAMVFDEYLDKKHKNRFSKVI; this is translated from the coding sequence ATGAGTGAAGTGAACAGTAACACCCAGCAGCCTTACAACCATGCTAATGAGCAGCCTACTACGGTACGCCCTGTCATGCAGCCTGACAACCCTTATGCCAGTACGCGCGGCAGCATCATGACTAAACAGCTACCCGCATTCGATGAAGCTATGATCAATAAATACAACCGCTCAGGGCCGCGCTATACTTCCTACCCGACCGCCTTAGAGTTTTCACCGATGCCTGAGGGCCTTGAGACAAAAATTCTGCAGAATCGTGAAGCTCGTGCTCCGTTATCCTTATATTTTCACATTCCATTCTGTCGTCATCTTTGCTACTACTGTGCCTGTAATAAAATTATCACCAAAAAAAATAGCGACTCAGGCGATTATCTTCAATATCTCATCAAAGAGATTAAGCACAAACGTCGCTTATTATCTGCGCCAGAAGATAGTAGCAAGCCACTCGTTAAACAGCTACATTTAGGTGGTGGTACGCCAACGTTTTTGCGTGATGAAGAGATGGTACAGCTGTGGGAGTTTTTGCAGACGCAGTTTGATTTTTTACCTGAAGATGAAGGCGACTACTCTATTGAGATTGATCCACGTGAGCTAAGTGGTGAGACCTTAAAAGTATTACGCAACCTCGGTTTTAACCGAGTCAGCTTGGGCGTGCAGGATTTAGACGAGACCGTACAAATCGCGGTCAATCGCGTGCATTCAGCAGAGTTGATTGAAAACGTGCTAAATGCAGCGCGCGAATTGGGCTTTCACTCTATTAATATTGACCTGATTTATGGTCTGCCGCATCAAACGCCTGCAACCTTGGAAAAAACGGTACGCCGTATCATCGAGATGTCGCCAGATCGTCTGTCGGTATTTAACTATGCGCATCTGCCAGAGCGCTTTAAAGCCCAACGTCAAATTAAAGATGATGATTTGCCAGATCCAGCTGCTAAGCTCGCCATGCTTGGCAACACCATCAATACGCTGACCGAAGCTGGCTATCAATATATCGGTATTGACCATTTTGCTAAGCCTGATGACGAGCTGGCTGTCGCACAGCGCGAAGGCAAATTACACCGTAACTTCCAAGGTTATACCATCATGGGCGACTGTGATTTGCTAGGTTTTGGCGTCTCATCCATCAGTCAAATTGCCAATGCCAACACCCGCTATATCCTACAAAACGATACGGATCTACAAGCTTATCAAGCCAATATTGATGCGGCGCAAAACAACCCTGCTATCATGCCGGCGGTAAAAGTTATTAAAACCTCTATTAAAGATCGCTTGCGCGAATATGTGATTATGAATTTATTATGTCATGACTATATCGACTTTAAAGATGTGAATCAAAAGTTCGGTATCGATGCGATTACTTATTTTATTGATGAGATTTCGCAGCTTGGCGCAATGCAAGAAGATAGGCTCATTGATATGGATGCTGCTGGTATTCGTGTCTTACCGAAAGGTCGCCTTCTAGGACGCAACGTCGCTATGGTGTTTGATGAATATCTTGATAAGAAGCATAAAAATCGCTTTTCTAAAGTTATTTGA
- a CDS encoding SPFH domain-containing protein, whose protein sequence is MNSISIVMLVLVALIALTVFKGVRIVPQGYKWIVQRLGKYNQTLEPGLTLIIPFIDTVSYKVTTKDIVLDIPSQEVITRDNVVIIANAVAYINIVRPDKAVYGIEDYEYGIRNLVQTSLRSIIGEMDLDSALSSRDEIKALLKHAISEDIADWGITLKTVEIQDINPSQTMQASMEEQAAAERLRRATVTRADGQKQAAILEADGRLEASRRDAEAQVVLAKGSEESIRLITAAMGDEEMPIVYLLGEQYIKSIRQLAESNNSKMVVLPADILSTVKGMVGDKLKV, encoded by the coding sequence ATGAATAGTATTAGTATCGTTATGCTGGTATTAGTTGCTTTAATTGCCCTGACCGTCTTTAAGGGAGTGCGTATCGTACCGCAAGGCTATAAATGGATCGTGCAGCGTTTAGGCAAATATAATCAAACGCTAGAGCCTGGTTTAACGCTGATTATTCCTTTTATTGATACGGTGTCCTATAAAGTAACGACAAAAGATATTGTATTAGATATTCCGTCACAAGAAGTGATTACCCGCGACAACGTGGTAATTATTGCTAACGCGGTTGCTTATATTAATATCGTACGTCCTGATAAAGCAGTTTATGGTATCGAAGATTATGAATATGGTATTCGCAATCTAGTACAAACCTCATTGCGTTCAATCATCGGTGAGATGGATTTGGACAGCGCATTATCTAGTCGTGATGAGATCAAAGCATTGCTCAAGCATGCAATTTCAGAAGATATCGCTGACTGGGGCATCACGCTAAAAACGGTAGAGATTCAAGATATTAACCCTTCACAAACCATGCAAGCATCTATGGAAGAGCAAGCGGCGGCAGAGCGTCTACGTCGTGCGACAGTGACGCGTGCCGATGGTCAAAAGCAGGCTGCTATCTTGGAAGCGGATGGTCGCCTAGAGGCTTCACGTCGTGATGCGGAAGCGCAAGTCGTACTGGCTAAAGGGTCTGAAGAGTCGATTCGTCTTATTACTGCTGCCATGGGAGATGAGGAGATGCCGATTGTCTACTTGCTTGGTGAGCAGTATATCAAGTCGATTCGTCAGTTGGCTGAATCTAATAATTCGAAAATGGTAGTATTACCCGCTGATATCCTAAGTACGGTTAAGGGTATGGTTGGTGATAAATTGAAAGTTTAA
- a CDS encoding penicillin acylase family protein yields MIIKVLNQRVCTLTLLTVAVSLGLSGCFGDDDDNSYTPSVTYSADIQRTEFGIPHITAKNYKGLGYGVGYAFAEDNICSLAREIVIANGQSMLYLEDDGNVASDIFYTWYNSQTRRAEFLAAQDPEVIDAVKGYAAGYSRYLRDKGVANLDPDCAGAKWVREISVDDLLALYGKANLRGGLSNFVGPIVAATPPAQNSIMSSSRMRSIGPEPEVEFDMTTINVLDGGSNAYALGKDVTDTKSGILYGNPHEPWNGVQRFYQFHLTLPGELDVMGAAQQGQPFPNIGFNKDVAWSHTVSTAKRFTLYQLSLVNGDPMKYNYKNSDGSVEQRDIEKVDVTIQLPNNETLVQPIYLSHFGPMLAVDKVNGGLPAWGANNLAFTIRDAASENPRSLNQWLGMNKATSVEDLKDSMQDIVGLGFVNTIATDRNGKALYADISTVPHVTAQKLNTCITNQPYLQALVSFDLPALNGSTADCEWGNDADSPQAGIFGRSNLPFLIRNDYVANSNDSYWLSNPEEPLTGFSPLLRRRLQPFVGPNPVNGVPLLMRTRMAFEQILDRLENSDGLGGTKFTLDNLQDVVYGNRSYVAELVLDDVLADCNANPIMPLTSGATIDATQACNVLTNWDRRDNLDSKGAHVFREFWRNVNFTETTDAAFNVKFDVNDPLNTPRDLIIDSDTRKALGDSIAFFNGKNIALDAKLADLQYVIDAGMNNAKIPMHGGLGREGIFNVAQGQGLNEDGTYKPISNGPTYMQTVTFDDKGPVVEALLAYSQSADTTRPYHRDQTRRYSNKEWIRLPFSASEISNQAVGNKIKLRE; encoded by the coding sequence ATGATCATCAAAGTGCTTAATCAGCGTGTATGCACACTCACGCTATTGACGGTAGCAGTATCATTGGGATTGTCCGGTTGTTTCGGAGATGACGATGATAACTCTTACACTCCTTCTGTGACGTATTCAGCAGATATCCAGCGTACTGAATTCGGCATACCACATATCACTGCTAAGAATTATAAAGGTCTAGGCTACGGTGTAGGCTATGCTTTTGCTGAAGATAATATCTGCTCGTTGGCGCGTGAAATTGTGATTGCCAATGGTCAGAGCATGCTTTATTTAGAAGATGACGGTAACGTCGCTAGTGACATCTTTTATACGTGGTATAACTCCCAAACCCGACGTGCTGAATTCTTAGCGGCTCAAGACCCAGAAGTAATCGACGCTGTCAAAGGCTATGCTGCTGGCTATAGTCGCTATTTACGCGATAAAGGCGTGGCTAATCTTGACCCTGATTGTGCCGGAGCTAAATGGGTACGTGAAATCAGTGTCGATGATTTGCTAGCTCTTTATGGTAAAGCCAACTTGCGCGGTGGATTATCCAACTTTGTCGGTCCAATCGTTGCAGCAACGCCACCAGCACAGAACAGCATAATGAGTAGCTCTAGAATGCGTTCTATTGGCCCAGAACCCGAAGTTGAATTTGATATGACCACCATCAATGTACTAGATGGCGGCAGTAATGCTTATGCGTTAGGCAAAGATGTTACCGATACCAAAAGCGGTATACTATATGGCAATCCACACGAGCCGTGGAATGGAGTCCAGCGCTTTTATCAATTCCATCTTACCTTACCCGGTGAGCTTGACGTCATGGGTGCTGCCCAACAAGGTCAACCGTTCCCCAATATCGGCTTTAACAAAGATGTCGCTTGGAGTCATACTGTTTCTACCGCCAAACGCTTTACGCTTTATCAGTTGAGCCTAGTGAACGGCGACCCCATGAAGTACAACTATAAAAATAGTGACGGTAGTGTCGAACAACGTGACATCGAGAAGGTCGATGTGACTATCCAATTGCCTAATAATGAAACGTTGGTGCAGCCCATCTATCTTTCGCATTTTGGTCCTATGCTAGCGGTTGATAAGGTTAACGGTGGCTTGCCAGCTTGGGGTGCTAATAATTTGGCATTTACGATTCGTGATGCAGCATCGGAGAACCCACGATCACTTAATCAATGGCTGGGCATGAACAAAGCCACCAGTGTTGAAGATTTAAAAGATAGTATGCAAGATATCGTCGGCTTAGGGTTTGTTAATACCATTGCCACTGACAGAAATGGCAAAGCACTTTACGCTGATATCTCGACAGTACCTCACGTTACGGCACAAAAATTAAATACCTGTATTACCAATCAACCATATCTACAAGCGTTGGTTAGCTTCGACTTGCCAGCACTAAACGGCAGCACGGCTGACTGTGAATGGGGTAATGATGCAGACTCACCACAAGCGGGCATCTTTGGACGCTCAAACTTGCCATTCTTAATTCGTAATGACTATGTCGCCAACTCAAATGACAGTTATTGGTTGAGCAATCCTGAAGAGCCACTAACTGGTTTTTCACCACTGCTGCGTCGACGCTTGCAGCCATTTGTAGGGCCTAATCCTGTAAACGGTGTGCCGCTACTGATGCGTACTCGCATGGCATTTGAGCAGATACTAGATCGACTCGAAAATTCGGACGGTCTTGGTGGTACTAAATTTACTCTAGACAACCTTCAAGATGTCGTTTATGGCAATCGCAGTTATGTTGCCGAGTTGGTACTTGACGATGTATTAGCGGATTGTAATGCCAATCCAATCATGCCGTTAACCAGTGGTGCAACCATTGATGCCACTCAAGCTTGTAACGTGCTAACCAACTGGGATCGTCGTGACAATCTTGATAGCAAAGGCGCTCACGTATTTAGAGAGTTTTGGCGTAATGTCAACTTCACTGAAACAACTGATGCTGCGTTTAATGTTAAATTTGATGTGAATGATCCGCTCAATACGCCTCGCGATTTAATTATTGATAGTGATACGCGTAAAGCTTTAGGTGATTCAATCGCGTTTTTTAATGGCAAAAACATAGCCCTTGATGCCAAGTTAGCGGATCTACAATATGTAATCGATGCAGGCATGAACAACGCAAAAATCCCTATGCATGGTGGGCTAGGACGTGAAGGAATATTCAACGTTGCACAAGGTCAAGGTTTAAATGAGGATGGTACCTATAAACCAATTAGCAACGGTCCAACTTATATGCAGACAGTGACCTTTGATGATAAAGGGCCTGTTGTAGAAGCGTTGCTGGCCTACTCGCAATCGGCGGATACCACAAGACCGTATCACCGTGACCAAACGCGTCGCTACTCGAATAAAGAGTGGATTCGCCTACCTTTTAGCGCTAGTGAAATCTCCAATCAAGCAGTTGGTAATAAGATTAAATTAAGAGAATAG
- a CDS encoding YifB family Mg chelatase-like AAA ATPase, with product MSFAQVYTRSVVGLHAPKVIIEVHLSQGLPALTIVGLPEAAVRESKDRVRSAILNSGFQFPNRRLTINLAPADLPKDGARLDLPIAIGILAASDQLDPEVLSGFEFIGELALNGNLRQVTGSLAVARAIKAEALALKTLKVSKASKSNNSQLNEHLQEPQAAQLIVPIDNGAEASRVEGVEILAADSLKAVCDHLQSLTNPNANYERLEVVQPSPAQQHTGYKVDLADVKGQHHARRALEIAAAGGHSLLFTGPPGSGKTLMASRLPTILPDLSDEDALEVASTYSVADSDYDYGTRPFRQVHHTISAVALVGGGSRPKPGEITLANKGVLFLDELPEFDRTVLEVLRQPLEAKQITISRANSQMTFPANFQLVAAMNPCPCGYDGDTSGRCRCRPEQIKRYQDKLSGPLLDRIDLHITVPALPIADLQDAQAGETSEQVRTRVAAAYKNQLKRQQKVNNELSPSEIDKYIQLGEGEQQLLQLAQQRLNLSARGYHRVLRVARTIADLADSIDITSAHVSEALSYRSK from the coding sequence ATGTCGTTTGCCCAAGTCTATACCCGTTCAGTCGTCGGTTTGCATGCCCCAAAGGTCATCATTGAAGTTCATTTGTCGCAAGGCCTGCCAGCGTTAACGATTGTGGGTCTACCAGAAGCCGCCGTACGCGAGAGCAAAGATAGAGTGCGCTCGGCGATTCTTAATTCAGGTTTTCAATTTCCCAATCGCCGCCTGACGATTAATTTAGCGCCAGCAGACTTACCAAAAGATGGTGCGAGGCTAGATTTGCCGATTGCCATCGGTATTTTGGCAGCCAGCGATCAATTGGATCCAGAAGTATTGTCAGGGTTTGAGTTTATCGGTGAGCTTGCGTTAAATGGAAATCTGCGGCAAGTGACAGGTAGCTTGGCTGTCGCTCGAGCCATAAAAGCAGAAGCGTTAGCCTTAAAAACGTTAAAAGTATCGAAGGCGTCAAAAAGTAATAATTCACAACTGAATGAGCATCTGCAAGAACCACAAGCAGCGCAGTTAATCGTACCGATAGATAATGGAGCTGAGGCTAGCCGTGTTGAAGGGGTAGAGATATTGGCGGCGGATAGTTTAAAAGCCGTTTGCGATCATCTGCAATCACTGACCAATCCAAATGCTAATTATGAGCGTTTAGAGGTCGTTCAGCCCAGTCCGGCACAGCAGCATACGGGATATAAAGTAGATTTGGCGGATGTCAAAGGTCAGCATCATGCTAGGCGAGCATTAGAGATTGCCGCCGCTGGTGGGCACTCGCTGTTATTTACAGGGCCACCCGGTTCCGGTAAGACTTTAATGGCATCGCGGCTACCGACTATCCTGCCTGATTTAAGTGACGAGGACGCGTTAGAAGTTGCTAGTACCTATTCAGTTGCAGACAGTGACTACGATTATGGCACACGGCCATTTAGACAAGTGCATCACACCATATCAGCGGTGGCGTTGGTCGGAGGAGGCTCACGTCCTAAACCTGGTGAGATTACGCTTGCGAATAAGGGCGTTTTATTTCTCGATGAATTACCAGAATTTGATCGTACGGTGCTGGAAGTATTACGCCAGCCGTTAGAAGCGAAGCAAATCACCATTAGCCGCGCCAACTCGCAGATGACCTTTCCAGCAAACTTTCAGTTGGTGGCGGCGATGAATCCTTGCCCTTGTGGCTATGATGGCGATACATCAGGCCGTTGTCGTTGTCGACCTGAACAGATTAAGCGCTATCAAGATAAACTATCAGGCCCGCTACTTGATCGTATTGATTTGCATATTACCGTGCCAGCGTTACCGATTGCAGACCTGCAAGATGCTCAGGCTGGCGAAACATCTGAGCAGGTACGCACTCGAGTCGCTGCCGCGTATAAAAATCAATTAAAGCGACAACAGAAAGTAAATAACGAGCTGAGCCCTAGCGAGATTGATAAATATATTCAGTTAGGCGAGGGCGAACAGCAATTACTACAGCTAGCTCAGCAACGCTTGAATCTATCTGCCCGTGGTTATCATCGCGTGTTGCGAGTCGCACGCACTATTGCCGATCTTGCCGATAGTATCGACATTACTAGCGCCCATGTGTCTGAAGCGCTGAGTTATCGTAGTAAGTAG